DNA sequence from the Eptesicus fuscus isolate TK198812 chromosome 7, DD_ASM_mEF_20220401, whole genome shotgun sequence genome:
AAATGGATAATTTATAATATGTGTGCAAATGTGTAGTAACAGTTTTTCAATCcaagagggcttcctggaggagaagATGAAAGTTTAATATTGAGAAGGAAAGAGGCACAGAGGAGGAATTGGGCGAGTGTTGGAGCATGTGCTCCTAGTTAATAGTCGGTGATGTTCCTGTGACAAGTGACTAAGAGGCCTGTGCAGGACCCCCCAGTGCTCGCCCTCTGGCAGAGGGTCTGTGAGCTGGGAAGCACGGGAGACAAGGACAGTTAGTTGTATGAGACTAGGTGAAGAACAGGTGTTCATATTTAGTGAAAAGGCAATGCaaggaaataataaggaaaaataaatcaactGGCAGGAAAAAGCTTGTCTCAGGAACTACTGGACTGCAGAGGCAATACAAAAGCAGGGGCGATCTGGTTATATACATCGTGTGGGAGCATGCTGTGTggttttaaaagaataatgacATGCCATTTCATAGATGGGAAGGGCATCTATAGAGGTTGAGTGACCTGCCTGGGGTTACTGGGCTGGAAGGTGGAGACAAAGCCCCAACCACAGCCTTCAGAGCCGCTGAGTGGGTGGGACTCCCCACTACTTAGACAGGTTGGGTAGAAAATGGGTCACCCCAGAGATCAGTGAGCAAGGGGTATGCTGCCTAGGGGAAGAGAGGGAactggagaggggggtgggtCGCTCCTTTTAGCCTGAAGATTCAGCTTCCTAGGCCAGGGTCAGTGGCTGAGAAGAGAACAGAGAGGCATGAGGGCATCATTGGGTGCAGAAGCCGCTGAGGCCTAGgactgcacacctcctactgttctctctgtctctcccctcatGGCCTCTGTTTGGGTTGGGATAAGACCACGGGGTATAAAAGGAAACATGCATGCCCCTTTGTGGGACCTAAGCTCTCTAAGGAGCAAAGCTGTGTGAAAAACTCAGGAAGAATGAGGGctggggtgtttttgttgttgttatttgggGTTTGGGCGTTGTGTAGAAGGGGTAGGTGGGTGTTGGTTGATATGAAATTTGGGGGCACGTGTGTGGCAGGAGAGCTCTGCTATAGCAGCACATTTTCCAGGTCTGCTCTGCAGACCTGCCATCTCCTGCCCACCTACAGCCCCCTGGTTTAACCTCACCCCCAGAGCCCCTGTGCCTAACATCAGTTCACGTCTGACCCTTCCCACAGGTACGAAGATGAAATCAACAAGCGCACAGTGGCGGAGAATGAGTTTGTGGTGCTCAAGAAGGTGAGGGGACAGGGATGCTCCCTTCTGACTCTCAGGCAGCTCCTTCCAGGAGTGACAGCTGCAACTTAAGCTAGTGGCCTTGCATACAAGGCTTTATTTAATTTGTGCAACCAATCTTGGGAACAGGTTTTACTTTAGAAGTGAGAAAACTCATCATCAGGGAGGTTAAGCACGTTGCCCCAGGTTACCCAGATATTCAGGATCCAGGGCTTCAAAGTCCAAGTCATAAGTCCCgacaccagccccccccccctcccgcccccgcatGTGGAGtcctgggcagggagaggtgaAGCAAATGGGCCTTATGCTGAGCTGAGTCTCCAGGACATCAAGGCAGGCTCAGGGGACCGGCACAAGACAGGGATCAGTTTCATAGAGTTGTGGACCTTCCTGCTTagcggggctggggagggtggcagagggaggggagaactAGCCCGGAGCTGAGCTGAAGGAGGGAGAATGGAGCAGTGGTGtatggaggggaggaaggggcggAGAGTATGAGGTGGAGGGGAAGTCACCAAGACCCTCAGGGAGCGGCTGGGAGAGCTCATGGGCCCAGGATGGGGTTGTCCTCACCACATGGAGGTGACATAGCTGACGACCTGGTGGGCATTCCCTGAGAGCCTTGGTCCTCAGGGAATGGACCCTCCCTCCCATGCCAGTCCCACTCCATAGCCTGGAATAAAACACTGTTTTCATCCCTGGGAGCTGAAGTTCTCCCACCCGACAAAGGAGCTGGTTAACCCCGGCTGGGTAAGACTCAGAGTGATGGCCTGTTCTGTGCCCAGGACGTGGATGCCGCCTACATGAACAAGGTAGAGCTGGAGGCCAAGGTGGATGCCTTAATGGACGAGATCAACTTCCTGAAAGCTTTCTACGAAGCGGTAAGCAgggcccactgctcccctcagaGGGGCTGGAGGCCTTAGCTGGGCACAGAGGCTACAAGCTGCTGCTCTgatctcctctctgctccccaccccatccctgggTTGGAATTCATGGAGCAGATGCTACTTCCCCTACCTAGAGAGAAAATGAGTTTCCATCTGGTAGTTGTGAGTCAGGTGAGGTGAGAAATTTAACCTTGACCACCTGTGCCACGCATGTTCTGCCGGTCAAAGGAACTTCCCATCATTGAATTATGCATGGTTTCCACAGAACTATCTGAGCATCCGGCTCACCCATTTCAGCTTAAATTTACCTGTTATTCTTGACTGCAGGATGGTGCAATAATGCAAATCAAGTGACAGTTAGTGAGCCTTTAGATGCTTCTGGAAGCACACAACGCATTGCCTGGTTCTCCTGAAGACGCATTTTGTTAAGTCAGACGTTGTTCTTGGGGGCTGCAGGCAAAGCGCTGAGCAAACACCACCAAGCCGCTGTGTTCTTGGAGCTTCATTGCAGTGGGGGAGACAGGCCGCACAGATACAATACCATTTCAGGCACAGCAGGGACGATAAAAACATGACAATAAGGAGCAGTGGCAAGGCAGATGGTGGGTGATATCTGAAGAGAAACCTGGAGGAACTGAGGAcccagaaatacaaagaagaGGCCAAGGTGGGTGGAGTAGAGGGAGTGATGGGGAGAGTGTAGAGATGGGATCAGTGATGTCAGGGAGAGAGTGTAGCAGATATTGTGTGCCTCCTGGTAGGCCTGGTAAGCACAGGCGATATGTCCAGGGGGTTACATATGTTTGTGCCCAACAGAAGTTGGTCATGTTGTTTTAGGGGCAGGAACATCAGCTCTGTGTCTTTGGATGCGTTCAATGTCCATCCAACAAACCACATGGGGCAAAAGGCACCATTTTCTCTGCTTATTCACTTTAATGCTAATGACCAGTGTGCTGTTGGCTTCTAATTCTGAACCAGCCTACAGCCCAGCAAGCCTGGGGATAGAGACCCCTCAAGCTACATCAACTACCAGGAAAAAAACTATTTGGGAAAAACAAATTGCAGGACACAGCAACAAAGCAATAATTTCTTGAAGCAGGAAATGTATGTACCaattgttgatttaaaaaaaggaaggaatattttttaagatttatgtTTTGGACCAGTTATTCTCAAATTTACAATGCCTTCTAGAGGTCTTAATAAAACATCAATTCTGATTCAGTGAATCTAGTGTGGGGCCCAGACTTCCCAGGTGATGGTGATGCTGCCGATCTGAGGATCATATTTTCTAAACCAATGCTCTACAGCAATCTGAGGAGTGGTCATTAACAAATTAATTGTGTGTTTATTGTTTCAAAGACCATCTTACATCGACATGAACTATTTAATGCTCCTCCCTGGGACAGAGATACTATCTAACCTGCTTTGAAGATCCAAGACTTGAATTTTTCAGTCTGGTGCCCTTTCTGCTGTTTCCATTTCCCGTCtctgaggagctgggaggagcgAAGTTGGGAAACAAAATTGAGATGTAGCAAAGCGTTCTGGCTCCTTCTGACTCAGTTTTATTTCACAAGATGATTTCTTTATTTAGTGTGAAAGGCTGTTTTCCTCAGAACATGAGACATCATGGCACTGGCAGGTTACAACAAGGTGCATTCCCTTGGCAACAGGAGTGACGTAGCAGCTAAAGTTATCTGTGATGAGTTGATGATAAAGCATGGGAGTAAACCCAGTGACCTCCCTAATGTCTTTCCCAGCCCTTTTAGACCTTAGCAGGGTGCTACACCCTACCAGTGCATGTGTTGCCCTTGATGCCAAGATCTGTTCCAGGGGCCTGGTCACAGTGCCCCAACACACAtgcatacaacacacacacacgcgctttcacatgcacacacacacctgcaccctGCTTCAGCTCTCCCACTCGGACCCCATCACAGGAGCTGGCTCAGCTTCAGGACCAGATCTCTGAGACCTCCGTGATCCTGTCCATGGACAACAACCGCAACCTGGACCTGGACAGCATCATCGCCGAGGTCAAGGCCCAATATGAGGACATCGCCAACCGCAGCAGGGCCGAGGCTGAGTCCTGGTATCAGACCAAGGTGAGGTATCAACATCAAGTTCATGAAACAATTGTGGAGAACTGGGTTTCCAAAGGCAATTTAGATAAGAGCCTTGTCCTCTCACATGTCCCAATCTGATGGGGTTGAAGAGATCTGAGTTCAGCTTGGGGCTTACCCTCTGTACTGAGCACTTCTTGGGCTACAGTGGGGGAATATCCATATGAAGGCAGGAGGTAGTTAGTCCTTCTGCCCCAAGGAGTATGGACACACCTCCAACACCCTGTAGAAGAGAGGCAAGGGACAGCTGGATAGTACCAGCCACCAGTGCCAGGAGGAACaagagagagggaaggtgggaacaAAAGGCAGGCTGAGCCTCCTGGATCCAGAGGAGAAAGGTGGAACTGTCTGGAACTGAGGGGCttgcggggggaggtggggacaagGGCTGGATTTGGTTCACACAATGAGATTTTCCAGGTTAGAGCAAAACTGAGCTGGGGAATCACGGGGATATGAGATGTGGTGcaaggaaaacaaacacaaataagcTTTAAAAGCAGAGTTACAGGTTGAGAATGAGATGCCTGGTGTCAAGGGAGAGGGACAAAAGACGGGATCCAAGAAGAAAGGTCCAACTGTGGTGCGGAGCTGTAGACACAGTGAGAGCAGAGCCCAGGGAAGATGGGCATGGATTTGATGGAGAATGGAGTAGGGAGTGGGAGGGGCCTCCAGTGGTATATGGAAAGCCTTTTGGGCCCTGGGAAACCACCACCTCCTTGTCTCTGGCCTGAATCTGCCTGCCTTCTGCCTCTCCTTTTCCCCAGTACGAGGAGCTGCAGCGGTCTGCTGGCCGGCACGGGGACGACCTCCGCACCACCAAGATGGAGATCTCTGAGCTGAACCGGCTGATGCACAGGCTGCGCTCTGAGATTGATAACCTGAAGAAGCAGGTAGGACTGACCTCCCAGAGGTCATCCTATCTAAGTCCCTGCACCCAGGCAGACCTGGGCCTGGTCCTAACTCAGCCTGTGCAGAGTGAAGCTGCGCTAGATGAGTGACCACCCAGGAAGGTGGTCTTCTGCCTCTCTAGGGGTGTTATAACGTTCTTCCTGAATTCTGTCCAACATCAGTTCTTCCAGGAAGGGCTCTGTCCTCTGGAGGCATCCAAGGCAAAACTTTGACCAGCTTTACTTACCCACTATCCAGAGACATTCAGTATGGAAAAGGACCCCCCAAATCATTGTCTATCCTGGCTAAGTCTCAAATCATCCAAGGGGGACAGAgattaatcttatttttaaatatgatgaaGTGCTAGCCTCCTTTGCATGAAatccatttcaaaaaaaaaaatgtcctccaTCTTTTTAACCTGAAGCCCACATCTTTCTGCATTCTCTGTGGATTTCATCAACTCCTGTGTCCTCCTGGTAGTGTGCCGCGCTCCAGGCCGCCATCGCTGATGCTGAGCAGCGTGGGGAGCTGGCCCTCAAGGATGCCAAGCACAAGCTGGCCGAGCTGGAGGAGGCCCTGCAGAAGGCCAAGCAGGACATGGCCAGGCAGCTGCGCGAGTACCAGGAGCTGATGAATGTCAAGCTGGCCCTGGACATCGAAATCGCCACCTACAGGAAGCTGCTGGAGGGCGAGGAGTGCAGGTGGGCTACCTTTTCCTCCCACCATAGCTCAAACAGACTCCACCAGAGCACTAGAGCAATGCCACAGCGGCCAAGAGCCCCACAGTGTCAAGCCCCAGGGAGAAATTCCAAGGGTAGATACAGGGTTAAAATACAGGTGCTCCCTGGAGGCCTCCTGAGGTCATAGCTCCTCCCACAGCTCCTATTGGACCCAGGGCAGGAGACTAGGGGCAAGATGTCAGGGAAAAGTGGCCCATGATTACCTGGAAGGCCATAAGCAGGGCCATTTCTGCCCAGACCCTAAGACAAATGAGGTCACTCCTGGGACAAACCTCAGGGGCTCTGTGGTGCCCAAAGATGCCTACAATCTAACTGCCCCTCTATCTAGTGAGCATGGGtccctctccccattcctctgCATAATTTGACTGGGTTTATCTCCTAGATGTCCCCTGACAGATTCGAGTTAACTTCTTTAGGCTAATGAGATGAATGGAAAGCTTgtaggcacagtgcctggcacccagtaaGTGCTCTGTGCTGATGACTCTAAACACAAAGAACCCAGGGCTCTTTAAAGTCTCAGcaaatgtctctttctctcccacatgCAACAGACTCACTGGAGAAGGTGTTGGACCCGTGAACATCTGTGAGTAAATGCCTTGGGATGATAGGAAAGTGGGAGACAAAGTGGAAGCTAAGGGCATCACTAACAAGGACTTGATGACTAGAAAATGAACAGGCTGGGTTAGGGACATCATTAAGATGCTCTTAGGGGCTCTACGGAGACCCCTCTTTTCTCCGGCCCTTCCTCCCAGTGGGCCAAGAGAGACTTGTGTGATGACTTCTCATCCCTAGGGCCTATCCCAGTGGGGTCATATGTCCACAGGAATGActccacccaggccccaggggacCCCAGTTACAAGACAGGTCTACTAGCAGAGCAATGGGTCCCTGATTTTTCAGCTAGTTCTGGCAGGGATTCAAACTCACACAACTGACAAGAGGCTACTAGATAGgttaaatgtaaaaaatcaaagcaaattaATGGGACAAGCAGAGCAGTGACTGGCCTGGCTTGGCCTCAGGCAATggcagggagatggggaggaatCATTTCTCAGAGTATCCCAGCAGATGGCATTTGTGGAGTCCTGCGTCCCGGGCATGGGAAGTGAAATCCCTTGGGCCCCATGTGGGTCAGACCGAATTAGAGAGGCTGGAGAACCAGGATGGGGGAGAGCTTAATAGAGGAACTAGAAAAATTCCCCTGGAGAAACATACACTGAGGGGGAGGTCACATGTTTGACAGGCTGTGGGAGCTGCATCTGGAGATAGTGAGCTCCCTGCTGCTGAAAGTATCTGAACAAAAGCTAGACTCAGGATGCGGTAGAAGGGACTCGACTCCTGGGGAGGGTCATCTGGATGGCCTCCGGCCTCTTCCAGCTTGGGAGTCCATGACCCCCTCACAGTGTGGGGCCTTCACTCAGTGAGGGCCCCTGGTGTAGATGAGGAGTGAACACAGCATGGGAGCCTAAGACCTTGGTTTCTGGCAGGGGTGACCTTGGGCTTGCCACTTGTGCAAGCCTTGGTTTCTGGCAGGGGTGACCTTGGGCTTGCCACTTGATCTCTTTGTGCCTCTAGtctctcctttgtaaaatgggggtgctCATAGTAATAGTGTCCTCTCAGGCCTGCTGAGACAGTGTGGTCACAGCTGTGAAGGCCTTGGAAAGGTGCGATGTCCTGTACAGATGCTCCTGTTGAGCAGCGTGCGATGGGGATGGGGAGCACATGCCCACCCTCTGACCCTGCTCCTGGGGGACTGAGGAGATTCCTGTTCCCTGAGGAAGTGCCATGGACCCCAgacctggggagggtgggtcttGGGAAACTGGCGGAGACTGCCAGTGTGCCCCGTGCCTTCTCTCTACAGCCGTGGTCTCCTCCTCTGGAGGCACAGGCTACAGCGGGGGCAGCGGCCTCTGTGTGGGTGGGAGCGGCTACAGCAGCAGCCTCTCCTATGGCGGTGGCAGCGGGGGCTTCAGTTCCACCAGTGGCCGCAACATGGGTGGCAGCACCTCCAGCATGCGCATCATCTCCAAGACGTCGTCCACCAAGAAGAGTTATAGGAGCTAAAGAGCCCCAcctgcctctgctgcctcccccacccctccccaccctaccCACCAGACCCCCAGTTCCCAGCCCCAAGGCCTGCAGCTTTGCTGACACCCCCTGCACAAAGTCAATCCTGGCAGCAGGACGCACAGGGAGTGGGAAAGTGGCCTGTGCATTCCAAGGTCACCTTGTCCATCCCTCTGCTTCCAGACAGGTCCCTACAGAGGGACCCCATTCACTCCCCATCCCGGGGCCCTCCAGGGCCAGGGGCATCCATCCTAGCTAATGCTGATTCAACTGCTCTGAGCCAAGACCGGGCTGGGTGGGACTTTGTCCTTCAGTAGCTTCCAGAGCGGGGGTGCAATTGGGtctccctcctcctgtctgaCCCAGATCCACTGTAATCACAGTCCTTCACAGGAAGCTTAGAATTGACCTTGGTGCTCCAAGAAAGTTGAGTGCAGTCTAGGCCAGAGTTCTCACGTGAGCTTTCTCACACAGACAGAACACTTCTCCTGCAGGCCACTGAGACCAGGAAGTAATGCCAACCCTGCCCACATATGGCCTCCTCACCTCCTTCCTTCTTGTCCTCACCCAGGACGCCAGCCACTTCCCCTGACAACCACCACCAGCAGAATATTTGAGAGAGAAATCAACACCCATTAAAATATTGCCAACTGTTGATTATTCATAGGAGAATGCAATACTTGTATCAAGAATCCAAAAGTTCTCCATGGCCAGGGCTgcatttgataatattttataaccACATTCTTCCCAAATCTGCTTCATTTAAGCCAATATTAGAATTATGGGCCCAAACAGAAATGTCCTGATGctgagggggaggaggcaggctcaTGTgaaggtgtgggaggcagctcaGCACCAGTGCCTACAACAGACACACTGGGGAAAGAACCAAATCAGCCTGTCCTAGAACTGTCCAGGGAGAGCCCTCTTGCAATAACCCGCAGGCGCAGGACTTCTCCTCCTCTGTGCTGCCACATCACCTTTTTTCTGGAAAGTTTTCTTCCCTTTGTTACCCTGCTCTTTCCACCTTCTCTTCCCCACTCAGTCCTTTTCTACTCATCCTCTGCCACCCAGtgtgtctcctctctctcccccctcctctcctcatctctccttatttctcttttcttcctttcacttCCCCACTTTTGTTTGACAATACAAttcctgttctttctctctcctggccATTCTTCTATattcctgtctctgaaatatCTAGCTGTGGCTTTGCCGGTCCCCAGCTTTAGCCACTGAAACTCTTGAAAGCAGTCAGTCCACCAAACACCCTGCCCCACAGGGAAGGCCCGGGAGAGCAGACTCAGAAGCCAGGCAGCTCTTCCTTAGGTGTTCCCGGGGGATGCGTTGCTCAGCCCCTTAAGGGAAGCAGAAATAGGGTGTCGGTGGAataggggagcaggggaggcacAGAAATATTTTTGAGGTGGCCTTCGCAGGGTGGTTTCCTATTTAGTTAGAAGACTTGTAAACCCTTAAAACACCTGCCTTGTGTTCAAGACCAAAATGCACTCACAAGGCGAGGAGAGACGGGCTGCGTGCTGCTGGCATGAAGACAGGAGCATCCACTGCTTCCGAGAACAGTCACTCCCGCTCTGATCCTTTCAAACCCTTCTCTACTGCCGGCTCCCTGAGCCTGCCTGTTCCCTGAAATAGCTTCAATAAAATGTCACCGAGCTCTCTGGGTGTTGACCGAGTCTGTCTTATCTCACATTCAAAGGGCAGCCTTGGACCTGGTGTTCTCCAGAAGCAGGTGCCTTCCAATGAACTACCCTGCTCTCTGCCCCAGAGCTCTGGTCCTGGTTCCAGGGAGTCCAACATGGTCATTGAGACCACGCTCTGGCCTGGATGTGTCTTGGGGATGTTCTCCAGTGTCCACACTGTCCCAGTGACCCCAGCCTCACAGGTTGGCCCATTATCTCATTCATTCCCTCTGACGGGAGTCTGGAGGGAGTTTATTCCCTCGTCTGGCTTCTCAGCATCACCATCCCCACTAACACCATCTCCGGGGCCCAGTTCTGTGACACTTCCTCTAGGGCACAGTGAGAATCCCCTTCCCCTGCACCATGCACAGGACCAACACCATCATCACCCATCGTCTCATGACAAAcctcacctgccccagcccccttcttccctcctcagtGTGCTGGGACCAAAGTCAAGACTATGCAAAAAGGGACACTGTGAAATGTCACAGTGAGACTGAGAATTTCCAATTGAGTTCCAGTCTCCTAGTCTATAGGTGTGGAAGCCAAGGAACAGAGAAAATATAATGCACAGTGGCAGCAGACCTCCGATTCCTAACCCGGCTTCTCTCCACGGGAACAGCAGAGCACAGTGATGTCAGAAAGAATGGGATTGAATCTAGCCT
Encoded proteins:
- the LOC103285316 gene encoding keratin, type II cytoskeletal 5-like, yielding MTQRSSITIKSGGTRNFSTSSANFLPGSRTSFSSVSMTQGGKRFGGGFGGGFGSRSLHGLGGSKRISVSGGYRSSRGSFGGAGYGMGLGGIGYRVGACSGYGGGMMPGSGGIQEVTVNQSLLTPLHLEIDPSLQRVRKEEREQIKTLNNKFASFIDKVRFLEQQNKVLETKWSLLQEHKTTRANIEPMFEAYINNLRRQLDSLGGERARLETELKNMQDVVEDFKNKYEDEINKRTVAENEFVVLKKDVDAAYMNKVELEAKVDALMDEINFLKAFYEAELAQLQDQISETSVILSMDNNRNLDLDSIIAEVKAQYEDIANRSRAEAESWYQTKYEELQRSAGRHGDDLRTTKMEISELNRLMHRLRSEIDNLKKQCAALQAAIADAEQRGELALKDAKHKLAELEEALQKAKQDMARQLREYQELMNVKLALDIEIATYRKLLEGEECRLTGEGVGPVNISVVSSSGGTGYSGGSGLCVGGSGYSSSLSYGGGSGGFSSTSGRNMGGSTSSMRIISKTSSTKKSYRS